In Papaver somniferum cultivar HN1 chromosome 1, ASM357369v1, whole genome shotgun sequence, a genomic segment contains:
- the LOC113287933 gene encoding probable LRR receptor-like serine/threonine-protein kinase At2g16250, whose amino-acid sequence MMMGQRGILGFVVVVCFMLFHHDQYAFGQLSSTIEQAGLFSLRSSLGLRAKEWPRKVDPCTSWKGITCRIEDGSRVIGINLSGLRRTRVGRLNPQFSVDALTNFTFLDTFNASGFSLPGPIPTWFGEKLLSLRVLDLQFCSLTGSIPASLGNLGNLTILNLSGNNLNGIIPTSLGQLSSLSVFDLSRNSFTGFIPASFQSIGNLRIFDISSNSITGPIPPSLGTFPNLQVLNLSRNGFSSSIPAQLGDLSSLVDLDIGFNSLSGSLPSDLRGLRSLQKMMVGDNALSGSLPDNLFATLTQLQFVVLRNNSLSGSIPDLLWSIPELRLLDISYNDFSGVLPNLSSSANASTAVFNLSHNQFYGNLASEFRRFSFTDMTDNYFQGRVSEGADRNSSLKGNCLQKVESQKRLEDCSSFYASKNLTFDNFGLPNTEQPLPTPGGSRKSNKRLRYVLVGVFASLGFILVLIGLLVLCLCIFRRGAPDQRGRGVSPAPVGAESGSPSAVGVSSDYANLGEKFTHAELQKATGEFSDLNLIKHGHSGELFRGVLENGSPVVVKKIDVRLAKKDSHMIEMELFSRASHTRLVPFLGHCLDHEHEKLLVYKYMPNGDLSNSLYKNVKNEDGSMQSLDWITRLKIAIGAAEGLSFLHHECSLPIVHRDVQASSILLDDKFEVRLGSLSDICTQEGDNQQNVISRLLRLPQTSEQGASSSPSATCAYDVYCFGKILLELVTGKMGISASSDTNTNEWLEQTLPYISIYERELVTKIVDPSLIVDEDLLEEVWAMAVVARSCLNPKPSKRPLMRYILQALENPLKVVREDNSNSARLIKAASSRGSWNAALFGSWRDSSSDIVSTPSQGGNREGNSFKQSFTAGSQGSVQYNVYDRSSSNKKFSRDIYPEPFEFPATERTNVN is encoded by the exons ATGATGATGGGTCAGAGGGGTATACTGGGTTTTGTTGTGGTTGTATGTTTTATGCTTTTTCATCATGATCAATATGCATTTGGTCAGCTAAGTTCAACCATTGAACAAGCTGGGTTGTTTAGTTTGAGGTCTTCATTAGGTTTGAGAGCTAAAGAATGGCCTAGAAAAGTTGATCCTTGTACTTCATGGAAAGGAATTACATGTCGGATAGAAGATGGCAGTAGAGTCATTGGGATTAATCTTTCAGGTCTTCGAAGAACTCGTGTTGGTCGTTTAAATCCTCAATTCTCTGTTGATGCTCTAACAAATTTCACATTTTTAGATACTTTTAATGCTTCTGGGTTTTCTCTGCCTGGACCAATTCCGACTTGGTTTGGAGAAAAGCTTTTATCTTTAAGAGTTCTTGATCTTCAGTTTTGTTCCTTAACTGGTAGTATTCCTGCTTCTCTTGGAAATTTGGGCAATCTTACTATTCTGAATCTCTCTGGTAACAATCTCAATGGTATAATTCCAACTAGTTTGGGCCAGTTATCAAGTCTTTCGGTTTTCGATCTTTCTCGAAATTCATTTACCGGGTTCATTCCAGCTTCATTTCAATCTATTGGGAATCTTAGAATTTTCGATATTTCTTCGAATTCTATCACCGGACCAATTCCTCCTAGCCTCGGCACATTTCCAAATCTTCAAGTTTTGAATCTGTCTAGAAATGGGTTCTCTTCTTCCATTCCTGCACAGCTTGGAGATTTGTCTAGCTTGGTTGACCTTGATATTGGGTTCAATTCTTTGTCTGGGTCGTTGCCGTCGGATTTAAGAGGGTTGAGGAGTTTGCAGAAAATGATGGTTGGAGACAATGCTCTAAGTGGTTCATTGCCTGATAATTTGTTTGCCACCCTCACTCAATTGCAGTTTGTGGTCCTGAGGAACAACTCATTGTCTGGTTCCATTCCTGATTTGTTGTGGTCAATACCGGAATTACGCCTCCTCGACATCTCCTATAATGATTTTTCTGGTGTACTACCTAATCTGAGTTCTAGTGCTAATGCCAGTACTGCAGTATTCAACCTCTCACACAATCAGTTTTATGGAAATTTAGCTTCTGAATTCAGGAGGTTCAGTTTTACAGATATGACTGATAATTATTTTCAAGGCAGGGTTTCAGAAGGCGCCGATAGGAATTCTTCTCTCAAGGGGAATTGCCTTCAAAAGGTGGAAAGTCAGAAAAGATTGGAGGATTGTTCATCGTTTTATGCTTCTAAAAACTTGACATTCGACAATTTTGGGCTACCTAATACAGAACAACCTTTGCCAACACCAGGGGGTTCGAGGAAAAGCAATAAACGTCTCAGATATGTATTGGTGGGAGTATTCGCAAGTCTtggttttattcttgttttgattGGGTTGCTGGTACTATGCCTATGCATATTCAGAAGGGGCGCTCCTGATCAAAGGGGGAGAGGTGTTAGTCCTGCCCCTGTAGGTGCAGAAAGCGGCTCACCTTCAGCTGTAGGAGTATCTAGTGATTACGCGAATTTGGGAGAGAAGTTTACACATGCAGAGCTACAAAAGGCAACTGGTGAGTTTAGTGACTTGAACCTCATCAAACATGGACACTCTGGGGAACTCTTTCGAGGTGTGCTGGAAAATGGTTCTCCTGTAGTCGTGAAGAAGATTGATGTGCGTTTGGCCAAGAAGGATTCACACATGATTGAGATGGAATTATTCAGCAGGGCTTCACATACCAGATTGGTCCCATTCTTGGGACACTGTTTAGATCATGAACATGAGAAgcttttggtttacaaatacatgCCAAATGGGGACTTGTCTAATTCACTGTACAAAAATGTGAAAAATGAAGACGGCAGTATGCAGTCTCTTGATTGGATAACGAGACTGAAAATTGCAATAGGGGCGGCAGAGGGTCTATCTTTCTTACATCATGAATGTAGCCTTCCTATAGTTCACAG GGATGTTCAAGCAAGCAGCATCCTTCTAGATGATAAATTTGAAGTGCGTCTCGGGAGCTTGAGTGATATATGCACACAAGAAGGGGATAATCAGCAGAATGTTATCTCCAGGTTACTGCGGCTGCCTCA GACTTCTGAACAGGGCGCCTCAA GCTCACCGTCAGCAACCTGTGCTTACGATGTTTACTGCTTTGGGAAGATTTTGCTTGAACTGGTAACTGGTAAGATGGGGATCAGTGCATCAAGTGATACTAACACAAATGAGTGGTTGGAACAAACACTGCCCTACATCAGTATATATGAGCGAGAACTGGTGACCAAGATTGTGGATCCTTCTCTCATTGTAGATGAAGATCTCTTGGAGGAGGTGTGGGCTATGGCGGTTGTGGCTAGATCTTGTCTTAACCCTAAGCCTTCCAAACGTCCTTTGATGAGATATATCCTTCAAGCTTTGGAAAACCCATTGAAAGTGGTGAGAGAAGATAACTCTAACTCTGCAAGGCTTATAAAAGCTGCTTCATCAAGGGGGTCATGGAATGCAGCTTTATTTGGTAGTTGGCGTGATAGTTCGTCAGATATCGTTTCCACTCCGAGTCAAGGAGGCAACAGAGAAGGCAACAGCTTCAAACAATCTTTCACAGCTGGATCTCAAGGAAGTGTGCAATACAATGTGTATGATCGTTCGTCTTCAAACAAGAAGTTCTCGAGGGATATCTATCCTGAACCTTTTGAATTTCCTGCCACAGAAAGAACCAATGTAAACTAG